One Ahaetulla prasina isolate Xishuangbanna chromosome 17, ASM2864084v1, whole genome shotgun sequence genomic window carries:
- the ARHGEF11 gene encoding rho guanine nucleotide exchange factor 11 isoform X8 encodes MNMHPPALDRRASKRHPRLPSPIAAWLGSLSSLGDSAPERRSPSHHRQPSDSGETTGLVQRCVIIQKDEHGFGFTVSGDRIVLVQSVRPGGAAMKAGVQEGDRIVKVNGTVVTNTSHLEVVKLIRSGAYVALTLLGSPPSSLGFLGLQHDRQQAGTPQITCTCPPPPPPPLPPPPHRVTAGPKPPQDPEVQKHATQILRKMLQQEEAELQRCYEVYSQNPASLLEEQIEGARRRVSQLQLKIRQEMGELVDAPRLPSDSSSFGSRLTDGGLSIDSQDRDSGLDSGTERFPSVSEISLNRNSVLSDPGLDSPHTSPVAASRLFMHHRRQGSDTPFSPSAEQSLDHMLRTSIIGPEEDYDPGYLDNENDSLFQDLGKLKMRPAHLGVFLRYIFSQADPSPLLLYLCVDVYQQMSPKEARALGKDIWHIFLDKTAPLRVKVSDQLLAEIDARLRNGEDAQSAFFEVQEAVMPEIQEQIQDYRTKRTMGLGSLYGENDLLELDGELQKERQVAEKQMAQLGDILSKYEDRSSPMSFALKTYMIHMGICPREARLASVVEKSQEKDKWLPFFPKTKKSSSGKKEKEATVEDKKRNPILKYIAKPKSSSQSTFHVPLSPVEVKPGNVRTIIQHFENSQNHDGQEAGLQRLSTGSFPEDLLDSDSSRAEVRLGRSESLKGREELRRLRKAENVPRSRSDVDMDAAAEAARLHQSASSSASSLSTRSLENPTPPYTPKTGRRSIESPSLGFSSEAFLPHLLEDELGQFSDLEMEPDSQNWQHTVGREAAAQLPQREIDRQEVINELFVTEASHLRTLRVLDLVFYQRLKREGHLSREELALLFPNLPELIEIHNSLSESMKKLREEGPVVKEVGDLMLSRFDGAALEEFQQVVAEFCAYQSMALELIRTKKRKETRFQLFMQDAESHPQCRRLQLKDLIISEMQRLTKYPLLLDSLIKHSSGQTADYRKLCRARDQCREALRYVNEAVKQAENQQRLESYQKRLDATSLERTSNPIAAEFKNLDLRGRRMIHEGPLVWRISKDKTVDLQVLLLGDLLVLLQRQDERLVLKCHSRTVLGSSDPKQTFSPVLRLGSILIRSVATDKRALFIICTSELGPQIYELVASTSLEKNTWMELLEEAVKSATQAATLPPQPHTQELCPHQPAPTSFIFPDAEIAPRLGQGSSPPARDAEEEEEEGVSDHTPTEAFADEQLEVGHPEEEEEEEEEGNLPTTPPLLPLEEAPPQRLPCLESMAESALGDVETLRRLLLHSFPPCQDSEPEDDLTPTPSGVGPSRHWGLTSASQEEALKGPHTSAVPGLPERDPQGHVPSSGPASDPGPGSGLEEVGPPVVQSGDQRSETPSCYLVVRKAEVEGSESARLLMAKDSQGGTDAGAPPNADGNTFYLSLPADSKEPQECAESVGEAVGALSWAPSLPPTVSLPGCQESTGETPARWLSPAEFSAPSQGMREADAIFRTIEQLTLKLTKLKM; translated from the exons CCCCATTGCCGCCTG GTTGGGCTCCCTGTCTTCCTTGGGTGACTCAGCTCCGGAACGGCGCTCACCCAGCCACCATCGCCAGCCCTCCGACTCAGGCGAGACCACAG GGCTGGTCCAGCGCTGCGTCATCATCCAGAAAGACGAACATGGCTTCGGCTTCACCGTCAGCGGGGACCGCATTGTGCTGGTGCAGTCCGTCCGGCCAG GCGGAGCTGCGATGAAGGCCGGGGTGCAGGAAGGCGATCGGATTGTCAAG GTGAACGGGACCGTGGTCACCAACACCTCCCACCTGGAAGTGGTGAAGCTCATCCGAT CTGGTGCTTACGTTGCTCTCACCCTGTTGGGTTCCCCTCCTTCGTCTTTGGGCTTCCTGGGATTGCAGCATGACCGGCAACAGGCAGGCACCCCGCAAATCACGTGCACGTGCCccccgccgccaccaccgccgtTGCCGCCGCCTCCCCACCGGGTCACCGCTGGGCCAAAGCCACCCCAG GacccggaagtccagaaacacgCGACGCAGATCCTCAGAAAAATGCTGCAGCAGGAAGAGGCCGAATTGCAG CGATGTTACGAGGTCTACAGCCAGAATCCCGCTTCTTTGCTTGAGGAGCAGATCGAGGGGGCTCGGCGGAGGGTCAGCCAGTTGCAGCTCAAGATTCGGCAGGAGATGGGAGAGCTGGTG GATGCCCCCCGGCTGCCCAGTGATTCCAGCTCCTTTGGCTCCCGCCTGACGGACG GCGGCCTCTCCATCGACTCCCAGGATCGCGACAGCGGCCTGGACTCGGGCACGGAGCGCTTCCCTTCCGTGAGCGAA ATCTCCCTCAACCGAAACTCTGTCCTTTCCGATCCTGGCCTAGACAGCCCTCACACCTCACCCGTTGCCGCCTCACGGCTCTTCATGCACCACCGACGCCAAGGCTCCGACACCCCCTTCTCGCCCTCAGCAGAGCAg AGTTTGGATCACATGCTCCGAACTTCTATCATCGGCCCGGAAGAGGATTACGACCCAGGATACTTGGACAACGAG AACGACTCTCTGTTCCAAGATTTGGGGAAGCTGAAGATGCGTCCGGCTCACCTAGGAGTTTTCCTGCGCTATATCTTCTCTCAAGCAGATCCAAGTCCCCTG CTTCTCTATTTGTGCGTGGACGTTTACCAGCAGATGAGCCCCAAAGAGGCCCGGGCGCTGGGCAAGGACATTTGGCACATTTTCTTGGACAAAACGGCA CCCCTGAGAGTCAAGGTCTCTGATCAGCTGTTGGCAGAAATTG ACGCTCGCCTGCGGAATGGAGAGGATGCCCAAAGTGCTTTCTTCGAGGTTCAGGAGGCTGTCATGCCTGAGATCCAGGAGCAGATCCAAGATTACAG GACAAAGCGTACTATGGGTCTGGGGAGCCTCTATGGGGAGAATGACCTGCTGGAGTTGGACGGGGAGCTCCAGAAGGAACGCCAAGTGGCCGAGAAGCAGATGGCACAGCTGGGGGATATCCT ATCCAAATACGAAGATCGGAG CTCCCCCATGAGCTTTGCCCTGAAGACCTACATGATCCACATGGGGATCTGCCCTCGGGAGGCTCGCCTGGCCAGTGTTGTGGAGAAGTCCCAGGAGAAGGACAAGTGGCTGCCCTTCTTCCCCAAGACCAAGAAG AGCAGCAGCggcaagaaggagaaggaggccaCAGTGGAGGACAAGAAGCGGAACCCCATCCTGAAGTACATCGCCAAGCCCAAGAGCTCCTCGCAGAGCA cATTTCATGTCCCCCTGTCCCCTGTTGAAG TTAAGCCCGGTAACGTGAGGACCATCATCCAGCATTTTGAGAACAGCCAGAACCATGACGGCCAGGAGGCCGGCCTGCAGCGCCTTTCCACAGGCAGCTTCCCCGAAGACCTTCTGGACTCGGACAG TTCCAGGGCCGAGGTCCGGCTGGGCCGGTCGGAGAGCCTGAAGGGGCGGGAGGAGCTGAGGCGGCTGCGCAAGGCCGAGAACGTCCCCCGTTCCCGCAGTGATGTCGACATGGACGCTGCCGCGGAAGCTGCTCGGCTCCACCAGTCGGCGTCGTCCTCTGCCTCCAGCCTCTCCACCCG GTCCCTGgaaaaccccaccccaccctacacTCCCAAAACGGGGCGCAG GAGCATTGAGTCGCCCAGCCTGGGCTTCAGCTCAGAGGCCTTCCTGCCCCACTTGCTGGAGGATGAGCTTGGACAGTTCTCGGACCTTGAAATGGAGCCGGACTCCCAAAACTGGCAGCACACGGTGGGACGGGAGGCGGCTGCCCAGCTGCCTCAGCGGGAGATCGATCGCCAGGAGGTCATCAATG AGCTCTTTGTGACCGAGGCCTCCCACCTGCGGACGCTGCGCGTGCTCGACCTCGTTTTCTACCAGCGTTTGAAGAGGGAGGGGCACCTGTCCCGGGAGGAGCTGGCTCTGCTCTTCCCCAACCTTCCGGAGCTGATTGAGATCCACA aTTCCCTATCGGAATCCATGAAGAAGCTGCGAGAAGAAGGGCCGGTGGTGAAGGAGGTCGGAGACCTGATGCTTTCACGG ttCGATGGGGCTGCGCTTGAGGAATTCCAGCAAGTGGTTGCAGAGTTCTGCGCCTACCAGTCCATGGCACTGGAGCTGATCAGAACCAAGAAGCGGAAGGAGACGCGCTTTCAGCTCTTCATGCAG GATGCTGAGAGCCACCCGCAGTGCCGCCGGCTGCAGCTGAAAGACCTCATCATCTCTGAGATGCAGCGCCTGACCAAGTACCCGCTGCTGCTGGACAGCCTCATCAAGCACTCCTCAG GGCAGACTGCCGACTACCGAAAGCTCTGCCGGGCCCGAGACCAGTGCCGGGAGGCCCTCCGGTACGTGAACGAGGCAGTCAAGCAGGCGGAGAACCAGCAGCGCCTGGAGTCCTACCAGAAGCGCCTGGACGCCACCTCGCTGGAGCGGACCAGCAATCCCATCGCAGCGGAGTTCAAA AACCTGGACCTGCGAGGCCGCCGGATGATCCACGAAGGGCCCCTGGTCTGGCGCATCAGCAAGGACAAGACCGTGG ACCTGCAGGTGCTGCTCTTGGGGGACTTGCTGGTGCTGCTCCAGCGGCAGGACGAGAGGCTGGTGCTGAAGTGCCACAGCCGGACGGTACTGGGCTCCTCGGACCCCAAGCAGACCTTCAGCCCCGTCCTCAGGCTTGGCTCCATCCTCATCCGCTCCGTGGCCACCG ACAAGCGCGCCCTCTTCATCATCTGCACCTCCGAACTGGGCCCCCAGATCTACGAGCTGGTCGCCTCGACCTCCCTAGAGAAGAACAC GTGGATGGAGCTCCTAGAAGAGGCAGTCAAAAGTGCCACGCAGGCGGCCACGCTACCCCCACAGCCCCACACCCAGGAGCTGTGTCCCCACCAGCCAGCCCCAACCAG CTTCATCTTCCCCGATGCAGAGATCGCCCCCAGGCTGGGCCAAGGGAGCAGCCCCCCCGCCCGTGacgcagaggaagaggaggaggaaggggtgtcAG ATCACACTCCCACCGAAGCCTTCGCAGACGAGCAGCTGGAGGTTGGGcacccagaggaggaggaggaggaggaggaggaaggcaaccTACCCACCACACCTCCGTTGCTCCCTCTGGAAGAAGCCCCCCCTCAGAGGCTTCCCTGCTTGGAGAGCATGGCTGAATCCGCCCTGGGAGATG TGGAGACCCTGCGGAGGCTGCTCTTGCACAGCTTCCCGCCCTGCCAGGACTCTGAGCCCGAAGATGACCTGACCCCCACTCCTTCGGGGGTTGGCCCCAGCCGTCACTGGGGCTTGACATCTGCCAGCCAAGAGGAGGCCTTGAAGGGCCCCCACACGTCTGCTGTCCCTGGCCTTCCAGAGCGGGACCCGCAGGGGCATGTCCCATCCTCGGGCCCCGCAAGCGATCCAGGGCCCGGCTCCGGCCTGGAGGAGGTGGGCCCCCCTGTAGTCCAGTCAGGCGACCAGCGGTCTGAGACTCCAAGCTGCTACCTGGTGGTGCGGAAAG CTGAGGTGGAGGGGAGTGAAAGTGCTCGGCTCTTGATGGCGAAAGACAGCCAGGGGGGAACTGACGCCGGAGCCCCCCCTAATGCAGATG GAAACACTTTCTACTTAAGCCTGCCGGCAGACTCTAAGGAGCCCCAAGAATGTGCCGAGAGTGTCGGGGAGGCAGTGGGTGCTTTGAGCTGGGCACCATCCTTGCCTCCGACGGTGTCTTTGCCCGGCTGCCAGGAGAGCACCGGGGAGACCCCGGCAAGGTGGCTGAGCCCAGCAGAGTTCTCTGCACCCAGCCAGGGCATGCGGGAGGCGGATGCCATCTTCCGGACAATAGAGCAACTGACCCTCAAGCTGACCAAACTCAAG ATGTGA